Proteins encoded in a region of the Oryctolagus cuniculus chromosome 10, mOryCun1.1, whole genome shotgun sequence genome:
- the PTGR3 gene encoding prostaglandin reductase 3 isoform X2 — protein sequence MTPGAFAEYTVVPASVAVAVPSVKPEYLTLLVSGTTAYISLKELGALAPGKKVLVTAAAGGTGQFAVQLSKKAKCHVVGTCSSAEKAAFLKSLGCDRPINYNAESVAAVLKREYPTGVDVVYESVGGAMFDLAVDALTTKGRLIVIGFISGYQSPTGLAPVKAGTLPAKLLRRSASVQGFFLNHYLSEYQAAVGHLLKMCDSGELLCGVDLGEQAPEGRFTGLASVFRAVDYLYTGRNTGKIVVELPHSVGSKL from the coding sequence ATGACGCCTGGCGCTTTCGCTGAGTACACAGTGGTGCCTGCCAGTGTTGCCGTAGCGGTGCCCTCGGTGAAGCCCGAGTACCTCACCCTGCTGGTGAGTGGCACCACCGCGTACATCAGCCTGAAAGAGCTGGGAGCCCTGGCCCCAGGGAAGAAGGTGCTGGTGACGGCAGCCGCAGGGGGCACAGGCCAGTTTGCCGTGCAGCTTTCCAAGAAGGCCAAGTGCCACGTGGTGGGAACCTGCTCCTCGGCCGAGAAGGCTGCCTTCCTGAAGTCTCTGGGGTGCGACCGGCCCATCAACTATAACGCCGAGTCCGTGGCTGCTGTCCTCAAGCGGGAGTACCCTACAGGCGTCGACGTAGTCTACGAGTCTGTCGGGGGAGCCATGTTTGACTTGGCCGTGGACGCCTTGACTACCAAGGGGCGCTTGATAGTCATTGGCTTCATCTCTGGCTACCAGAGCCCTACTGGCCTGGCGCCCGTGAAGGCCGGGACGCTGCCCGCCAAGCTGCTGAGGAGGTCCGCCAGTGTCCAGGGCTTCTTCCTGAACCATTACCTCTCCGAGTACCAGGCAGCCGTAGGCCACCTGCTCAAGATGTGTGACAGCGGAGAGCTGCTTTGTGGGGTGGACCTCGGAGAGCAGGCCCCCGAGGGCAGGTTCACCGGGCTGGCGTCCGTGTTCCGCGCTGTCGATTATCTGTACACGGGGAGAAACACCGGGAAGATCGTGGTGGAGCTGCCTCACTCGGTCGGCAGTAAGCTGTAA